A stretch of the Balneola vulgaris DSM 17893 genome encodes the following:
- the lgt gene encoding prolipoprotein diacylglyceryl transferase, which produces MLPIHLDLGFTQIYFYEGIYFLISILLGVWWSHKRVKTYGGKTEKFEGLVVWSIVGALIGARVSHYVFWQSDVFFENPAILFSPTGAGNSITGGLVGGMLGGYFYVKRNNMNYWEYFSLLSPGVLLGQAVGRVGCFLNGDAYGTHTSSFLGVEFPRYATTVPAFETEYRLSSPAWQSSYEAGLVDQSSTMSAALHPTQLYEMFGDVVLILLVLWVFKKIWPNDKKSPLIFFIHTGGYALLRWALEFIRADKEGTTMFNMTNLQIVLLLYGLFTIGYATKYYLNKKKGSS; this is translated from the coding sequence ATGCTTCCGATTCATTTAGATCTGGGTTTTACTCAAATATATTTCTACGAAGGGATCTACTTCCTCATTTCAATATTACTTGGAGTTTGGTGGTCTCACAAACGAGTAAAAACTTATGGTGGTAAAACAGAGAAATTCGAAGGCCTCGTTGTTTGGTCGATTGTAGGTGCCTTGATTGGAGCTCGTGTATCGCATTATGTATTCTGGCAATCGGATGTGTTTTTCGAAAATCCAGCCATCCTTTTCAGTCCAACAGGTGCAGGCAATTCCATTACAGGGGGTCTGGTTGGTGGTATGCTTGGGGGCTACTTTTACGTAAAGCGTAATAACATGAATTACTGGGAGTACTTCTCATTATTATCGCCAGGGGTGTTACTAGGCCAAGCAGTAGGGCGTGTAGGTTGTTTCTTAAATGGGGATGCGTATGGAACACACACTTCGTCGTTTTTAGGAGTGGAGTTTCCACGTTATGCAACAACGGTACCTGCATTTGAAACAGAATACAGATTATCTAGCCCTGCTTGGCAGTCGTCGTATGAAGCAGGTTTAGTAGACCAAAGTTCAACCATGAGCGCGGCTCTACATCCAACTCAGCTTTATGAGATGTTTGGTGACGTAGTACTCATTCTGTTGGTGTTATGGGTGTTCAAGAAAATCTGGCCAAATGATAAGAAGTCGCCACTTATTTTCTTTATACATACAGGCGGATATGCACTATTGCGCTGGGCTCTTGAATTTATCAGAGCAGACAAGGAAGGCACAACCATGTTTAACATGACGAATCTCCAAATTGTGCTATTGTTATATGGCTTGTTTACTATCGGGTATGCAACCAAGTACTACTTAAATAAAAAGAAAGGCTCATCATGA
- a CDS encoding DUF6174 domain-containing protein — MKFKYIYLLGIVLLSCNTVDGNKSLSFDEAKAQWEAFGADSYSYILNTYCFCNNTGAEIYVENNKVVAVYKPGTNEKLVDINPNDGLEAEIASRYPTIDELFEEIVEAKERGNSVRAEFDHRVGMPVEIVVNEEQMAWDGGYALFASQLERIK, encoded by the coding sequence ATGAAGTTTAAATACATTTATCTATTAGGGATTGTTTTACTAAGCTGTAACACCGTAGACGGCAACAAATCGTTATCATTTGATGAAGCAAAGGCCCAATGGGAAGCCTTTGGGGCTGATTCGTATTCTTATATCTTAAACACTTATTGTTTCTGTAATAATACAGGAGCTGAAATTTATGTTGAGAATAATAAAGTAGTGGCCGTATATAAACCTGGCACCAACGAAAAGTTGGTAGATATTAATCCGAATGATGGTTTGGAAGCAGAAATTGCCTCGAGATACCCTACGATAGATGAATTATTTGAAGAAATCGTTGAAGCGAAAGAACGAGGTAATTCCGTTCGTGCTGAATTTGATCACAGGGTAGGGATGCCAGTTGAAATAGTTGTAAATGAGGAGCAAATGGCTTGGGATGGTGGATATGCATTATTTGCTAGTCAACTAGAACGGATTAAATAA
- a CDS encoding DUF6174 domain-containing protein, which produces MKFKYAFIALCVTLSCSIFEADEPLKYLEAKEKWEASGLNSYSYVLNVSCFCANLWPAELVVENGSIVAIYEPNTSERKMVDGPEGEPVYALDLEYYSYPTIDSLFKEIELALNRKNDVRAEFNPSTGMPIEIAIDEDKLAMDAGVIIRVSNFVEIN; this is translated from the coding sequence ATGAAGTTTAAATATGCTTTTATAGCACTTTGCGTGACTCTTAGTTGCTCCATTTTTGAAGCCGACGAGCCGTTAAAATATTTGGAAGCCAAAGAAAAGTGGGAAGCTTCGGGCTTAAATTCTTATTCCTATGTACTGAATGTATCCTGTTTTTGCGCCAACTTATGGCCGGCAGAATTAGTAGTGGAAAATGGCAGCATCGTGGCAATCTATGAGCCAAATACTTCCGAAAGAAAAATGGTAGATGGCCCTGAAGGCGAACCCGTTTATGCTCTTGATCTAGAATACTATTCTTACCCTACCATCGATTCTCTGTTCAAAGAAATAGAGTTAGCTCTTAATCGTAAAAACGATGTTCGCGCCGAGTTTAACCCTAGTACTGGTATGCCAATCGAAATCGCTATTGATGAAGATAAATTAGCTATGGATGCTGGGGTTATAATTAGGGTAAGTAATTTTGTAGAAATCAATTAG
- a CDS encoding alanine/glycine:cation symporter family protein — protein sequence MWGTPLVILLVGGGLYFLLYSRFIPYRYFFHSINILRGKYDDPNDPGDISHFEALASALAATVGLGNISGVAVAIAIGGPGAVFWMWVSAIVGMATKFFTCTLSIMYRGKDSEGNIQGGTMYMIMEGLGKKWKPLAALFAIAGLFGPLPIFQANQVTQIVRDFVLVPNGFTDPANHFTSDLISGIVILAIVSLVIFGGIKRIGKVASKMVPAMVVIYVACVLVIIGMNIEVLGSTFALIFTDAFTAQSTMGGALGALIVHGTKRAAFSNEAGIGTATLAHGAAKTKEPVREGLVAMMGPFIDTLVVCTMTALAILVTGVWQSGDENGITLTASAFEAAIGPMGVYLLIFCVLIFGFSSLFTYSYYSTKCLGFLIGADKQKYFNFFYAGAIIFGSVATIQAVLNFTDGMFALMAIPTMTVAILLSPKVMAAARDYFSRMESKEIL from the coding sequence ATGTGGGGCACCCCACTCGTAATACTGTTAGTTGGCGGGGGATTATACTTCCTTCTGTATTCACGCTTCATCCCATATCGATATTTCTTTCACTCCATCAATATTTTAAGGGGTAAATACGATGACCCCAACGATCCTGGAGATATCAGCCATTTTGAAGCTCTGGCAAGTGCACTAGCCGCTACCGTTGGGCTAGGAAACATTAGTGGTGTTGCTGTGGCAATAGCTATTGGTGGACCAGGCGCTGTATTCTGGATGTGGGTAAGTGCTATTGTAGGAATGGCAACCAAGTTCTTCACATGTACGCTAAGTATCATGTATCGCGGAAAAGATTCTGAAGGGAATATTCAGGGTGGTACCATGTACATGATTATGGAAGGATTAGGCAAGAAGTGGAAGCCCTTAGCGGCCCTGTTTGCAATTGCAGGTTTATTTGGCCCGCTACCTATTTTCCAAGCAAATCAAGTCACACAAATTGTAAGAGATTTTGTATTAGTTCCGAATGGTTTTACAGATCCAGCGAACCATTTTACCAGTGATTTAATAAGCGGAATTGTAATTCTAGCTATTGTATCCTTAGTAATATTTGGAGGTATCAAACGCATTGGTAAGGTTGCTTCTAAAATGGTGCCAGCTATGGTTGTGATTTATGTAGCTTGTGTGTTGGTCATCATTGGAATGAACATTGAAGTATTGGGTAGTACATTTGCGCTCATTTTTACGGATGCATTTACAGCACAATCTACTATGGGTGGTGCTTTAGGAGCGTTGATAGTACATGGAACCAAACGTGCGGCCTTTAGCAACGAAGCTGGTATTGGTACAGCAACACTGGCACATGGTGCGGCCAAAACAAAAGAGCCGGTACGTGAAGGATTGGTTGCTATGATGGGCCCATTCATCGATACGCTAGTGGTATGTACAATGACAGCCTTAGCTATTCTTGTAACGGGTGTTTGGCAATCTGGAGACGAAAATGGAATTACCCTAACAGCTTCCGCATTTGAAGCTGCGATTGGCCCAATGGGTGTATACCTCCTTATTTTCTGTGTATTGATCTTCGGATTCAGTTCTCTCTTTACTTATTCATACTACAGTACGAAATGTCTTGGTTTCCTAATTGGTGCTGATAAGCAGAAATATTTTAACTTCTTCTATGCTGGGGCCATCATTTTCGGATCGGTTGCTACCATTCAAGCGGTATTAAACTTTACGGACGGGATGTTTGCTCTAATGGCTATCCCAACAATGACGGTGGCTATTCTTCTATCGCCTAAAGTAATGGCTGCTGCACGAGATTACTTCAGCCGCATGGAAAGCAAGGAGATCCTCTAA
- a CDS encoding MarC family NAAT transporter gives MEEFFKDIIPFSTQVMGAGALLVASFTSLFSVVNPLTAMPIFLSLTDGSDEEETARTARKASIYMFCVLITFLIVGTYILSFFGISLSGIRIAGGIIIMRAGFSMMNPEKSGRKLTKEDQEAAMDKEDVSFSPLAMPLLSGPGSIAVVIGFGSQAAGLFDYIVNGVAVFLTALVAWGILSVAPRLNKLIGKTGMTVITRLMGFIALAIGVQFIINGIAKFFGIG, from the coding sequence ATGGAAGAATTTTTTAAAGATATAATTCCTTTTTCAACCCAAGTAATGGGAGCGGGAGCTTTGCTCGTAGCCTCTTTTACTTCCTTATTTTCGGTGGTGAACCCCCTCACCGCTATGCCGATTTTCTTATCCCTTACCGATGGGAGTGATGAGGAAGAAACAGCACGAACTGCTCGAAAAGCATCTATTTATATGTTTTGTGTGCTCATTACCTTCTTAATTGTAGGTACTTATATCCTTAGCTTTTTTGGGATTTCACTATCAGGTATAAGAATTGCAGGGGGTATCATCATTATGCGTGCGGGCTTCTCGATGATGAACCCAGAAAAATCGGGACGTAAGCTTACTAAAGAAGATCAAGAAGCAGCGATGGACAAAGAAGACGTAAGTTTCAGTCCGCTAGCTATGCCTCTATTATCTGGGCCTGGAAGTATCGCCGTTGTGATTGGTTTCGGTTCACAAGCAGCGGGACTCTTCGATTACATCGTAAATGGGGTCGCCGTATTTTTAACAGCTCTGGTAGCTTGGGGTATTTTAAGTGTTGCCCCTCGCTTGAATAAGCTCATCGGTAAAACAGGTATGACTGTGATTACTCGATTAATGGGTTTTATAGCACTCGCTATTGGCGTTCAGTTCATCATCAACGGTATCGCGAAGTTCTTCGGAATCGGTTAA
- a CDS encoding ABC transporter ATP-binding protein, which translates to MSEQEAISIKGLIKSYDDNIVLKELDLSIPKGSVFGLIGPNGAGKSTLIGVLTGLLSFDEGYIYFNNKQFTDENEAEIKNNIASVLQPPLLFEQFTSIEFIEYVCDIYEVDKEGLIEKAYSLMDFFEIKDYAKIKIHKLSSGSRKKLAFVTAVLTQPEVLMLDEPFEAVDVISIDRMKTIIRKLKAKGVTMIITSHILEVVENLCDDIAILHHGRIIAYLDAVSRKSLKENSTLHEIFNEYVKVEGKDDIVDWL; encoded by the coding sequence ATGAGTGAACAGGAAGCAATTTCAATAAAAGGTCTAATTAAAAGTTACGATGACAACATCGTACTTAAAGAGCTAGACCTTAGTATTCCAAAAGGATCCGTATTTGGTTTAATCGGTCCGAATGGTGCAGGCAAAAGCACACTAATTGGAGTACTAACGGGGTTGCTTTCATTTGATGAAGGATACATTTACTTCAACAACAAGCAGTTCACAGATGAGAACGAAGCAGAGATAAAAAATAACATAGCTTCGGTACTTCAGCCGCCATTACTATTTGAGCAGTTTACGAGTATAGAATTCATTGAATACGTTTGTGACATCTATGAAGTAGACAAAGAGGGCTTAATCGAAAAAGCCTACTCATTAATGGACTTCTTCGAGATTAAGGATTACGCCAAAATCAAAATCCATAAGCTTTCATCCGGTTCAAGAAAAAAACTAGCATTCGTAACGGCTGTTCTTACACAGCCTGAAGTGTTGATGTTAGATGAGCCCTTTGAGGCGGTTGATGTAATTTCTATTGACCGAATGAAGACCATTATTCGCAAGCTAAAAGCGAAAGGGGTTACTATGATCATCACCAGTCATATTCTAGAAGTGGTAGAGAATTTATGTGATGATATCGCCATTCTACATCATGGAAGAATTATTGCTTACTTAGATGCCGTGAGTAGAAAAAGTCTCAAAGAGAACTCTACCTTGCATGAGATATTCAACGAGTATGTGAAAGTAGAAGGCAAAGACGATATCGTAGACTGGCTGTAA
- a CDS encoding diacylglycerol/lipid kinase family protein: MQNSYTFIVNANSNSGRAATTIKRATLLIRNRFPDASILFTSEPTKLTQWAAEAATHSNIVVACGGDGTMQSVARGLLNTSAIMGVIPIGSGNDFAKAMGLPTHQNIAYYLDMLLQHRMRQVDVPTVNGEAFINTLGIGFDGLTNLYASQFSFLKGALKYTIAGLKAFLTAKTFSLHSWVGEEETFQDVWLVAIANGSVEGGRYIISPQSSNHDGKLELIVVPSFNRLKLGWAFIQLSLGKPLTSPYRQLSEVQQVRIATSTAQPIHLDGENGPYTKDFEISISPTKLKVIGA, translated from the coding sequence TTGCAAAACTCTTACACCTTTATTGTAAACGCTAATTCCAATAGTGGGCGGGCTGCCACTACCATCAAGCGTGCCACTCTTTTGATACGGAATCGTTTCCCAGATGCTAGTATTTTGTTTACTAGCGAACCAACCAAGCTTACACAATGGGCTGCTGAAGCAGCAACACATTCGAATATCGTTGTTGCTTGCGGTGGTGATGGAACCATGCAAAGTGTGGCTCGGGGACTATTGAACACTTCCGCAATTATGGGGGTAATCCCTATTGGAAGCGGAAACGACTTTGCCAAAGCTATGGGACTTCCAACCCATCAAAACATCGCCTATTATTTAGACATGCTGCTTCAGCACCGAATGCGCCAAGTAGATGTGCCTACCGTAAATGGAGAAGCTTTTATAAATACCTTGGGTATAGGCTTTGATGGACTTACCAATTTGTACGCCTCTCAGTTTTCCTTTCTTAAAGGTGCACTCAAATACACTATTGCTGGGTTGAAAGCATTTCTAACTGCTAAAACCTTTAGCCTGCATTCATGGGTTGGTGAAGAAGAAACCTTTCAAGATGTGTGGCTAGTAGCTATTGCCAACGGAAGTGTTGAAGGGGGGCGTTACATCATCTCTCCTCAATCCTCTAACCATGATGGGAAATTAGAGCTGATCGTCGTTCCTTCCTTCAATCGACTTAAACTAGGATGGGCGTTTATTCAGCTCAGTTTAGGTAAACCTCTTACTTCCCCCTACCGACAGTTAAGTGAAGTACAACAAGTTCGTATCGCCACATCCACGGCACAGCCTATTCATCTAGACGGTGAGAATGGGCCTTATACTAAAGACTTTGAGATTTCTATAAGCCCAACTAAGCTAAAGGTAATTGGGGCTTAA
- a CDS encoding GAF domain-containing protein — MDNTESITLKDTLLPRVEAIVSRDVTQSEKLFAICELLADEVEHFDWVGFYIADKEVPNQLVLGPFVGPPTNHTTIPYGKGICGQVALSHSTYVSQDVHAEENYLSCSPSVQSEIVVPILKNGNFVAQIDIDSNIKHSISDAKKELLEEICTLLSNEF, encoded by the coding sequence ATGGATAACACAGAATCAATTACTTTAAAGGATACACTTTTACCTCGGGTAGAAGCCATTGTTTCCCGCGATGTAACACAAAGCGAAAAGCTTTTCGCTATCTGTGAGCTGTTAGCCGATGAAGTAGAGCATTTCGACTGGGTGGGTTTTTATATAGCCGACAAAGAAGTTCCGAACCAATTGGTTCTTGGACCTTTTGTAGGGCCCCCAACCAACCATACTACCATTCCATATGGAAAAGGTATTTGTGGACAAGTAGCGCTAAGCCATTCCACCTATGTATCTCAGGATGTACACGCTGAAGAAAACTACTTATCGTGTAGCCCAAGTGTTCAGTCCGAGATTGTGGTGCCTATTTTAAAAAACGGGAACTTCGTAGCCCAAATTGATATAGATTCTAATATTAAGCATTCCATCAGCGATGCGAAGAAAGAATTACTAGAAGAAATCTGTACCTTACTTTCAAACGAATTTTAA
- a CDS encoding TerB family tellurite resistance protein, with protein sequence MSSYALTDETSIDTLIFWIESTDGSISYEEQETVKRILDNMKYDMNTYHKTLSQISAMATDDLKVMVKEAIDHIKGSFSDDGKKLTYNLLEAIAACDGGISDAEKEKLDRIKSEFGM encoded by the coding sequence ATGAGCTCTTACGCATTAACTGACGAAACTTCTATTGACACCCTGATTTTTTGGATTGAAAGCACCGACGGAAGTATCTCGTATGAAGAACAAGAAACGGTGAAGCGTATTTTAGATAACATGAAATACGACATGAACACATACCACAAAACTTTGTCTCAGATTAGTGCTATGGCTACTGATGATTTAAAGGTGATGGTGAAGGAAGCTATTGATCACATCAAAGGTTCGTTTTCGGATGATGGTAAGAAATTGACCTACAACTTACTTGAAGCTATTGCCGCTTGTGATGGTGGTATTTCAGATGCTGAAAAGGAAAAGCTCGACAGAATTAAAAGTGAATTCGGCATGTAA